One window from the genome of Oryza glaberrima chromosome 3, OglaRS2, whole genome shotgun sequence encodes:
- the LOC127767536 gene encoding uncharacterized protein LOC127767536 isoform X2 produces the protein MRRRHRCPTWPVRWGHRRRSESRWCGSGRTRCSRSAEPPRTPPTPSSSSTSSLRAGGRMRPSGRVRGTWWLLGKEPRPVAEGVCFDDLMFVPDLDDEGAGNEFNSQVTSKSGGPRQLGVRPRLGTMLHDWLRAISEYEKPSIDMETIEKAWADEKKAIADVDYEGNPRKVNTSSEKKACVDEGKSISDAETDDEGVSVPEKKACIAEGKSISDAETDDEGVGVPRNLHMKDLHDIIPRSSSKTTSI, from the exons atgcgccgccgccacaggtGCCCAACCTGGCCCGTGCGGTGGGGGCACCGCCGGAGAAGCGAATCGAGGTGGTGTGGGAGCGGGAGAACACGCTGCTCTCgttcggccgagccgccgcgcacgccgccgacgccttcgTCAAGTTCAACGtccag TTTACGGGCTGGCGGCAGAATGCGGCCCAGCGGCAGGGTTCGCGGGACGTGGTGGTTGCTAGGCAAAGAGCCGCGTCCAGTGGCGGAAGGCGTTTGTTTTGACGACTTGATGTTTGTCCCTGACTTGGATGATGAAGGGGCTGGCAATGAGTTCAACTCACAAG TGACAAGCAAATCAGGAGGGCCGCGCCAGCTCGGAGTGCGTCCTCGCTTGGG TACAATGTTGCACGATTGGCTTCGGGCTATTTCAGAGTATGAGAAGCCAAGCATCGACATGGAAACCATCGAGAAGGCATGGGCTGATGAGAAAAAGGCAATCGCTGATGTGGACTATGAGGGAAATCCAAGGAAGGTGAACACAAGCTCCGAGAAGAAGGCATGCGTCGACGAGGGGAAGTCAATCTCCGATGCAGAAACTGATGATGAGGGCGTCAGTGTGCCTGAGAAGAAGGCATGCATCGCCGAGGGAAAGTCAATCTCCGACGCAGAGACTGATGATGAGGGCGTCGGTGTGCCTCGGAATTTACATATGAAAGATTTGCACGATATCATACCCAG ATCTTCATCAAAGACAACATCCATATAA
- the LOC127767536 gene encoding uncharacterized protein LOC127767536 isoform X1, which produces MRRRHRCPTWPVRWGHRRRSESRWCGSGRTRCSRSAEPPRTPPTPSSSSTSSLRAGGRMRPSGRVRGTWWLLGKEPRPVAEGVCFDDLMFVPDLDDEGAGNEFNSQVTSKSGGPRQLGVRPRLGTMLHDWLRAISEYEKPSIDMETIEKAWADEKKAIADVDYEGNPRKVNTSSEKKACVDEGKSISDAETDDEGVSVPEKKACIAEGKSISDAETDDEGVGVPRNLHMKDLHDIIPRYASVEEFRTTKLLNVILLWYFVVEMHNGRRST; this is translated from the exons atgcgccgccgccacaggtGCCCAACCTGGCCCGTGCGGTGGGGGCACCGCCGGAGAAGCGAATCGAGGTGGTGTGGGAGCGGGAGAACACGCTGCTCTCgttcggccgagccgccgcgcacgccgccgacgccttcgTCAAGTTCAACGtccag TTTACGGGCTGGCGGCAGAATGCGGCCCAGCGGCAGGGTTCGCGGGACGTGGTGGTTGCTAGGCAAAGAGCCGCGTCCAGTGGCGGAAGGCGTTTGTTTTGACGACTTGATGTTTGTCCCTGACTTGGATGATGAAGGGGCTGGCAATGAGTTCAACTCACAAG TGACAAGCAAATCAGGAGGGCCGCGCCAGCTCGGAGTGCGTCCTCGCTTGGG TACAATGTTGCACGATTGGCTTCGGGCTATTTCAGAGTATGAGAAGCCAAGCATCGACATGGAAACCATCGAGAAGGCATGGGCTGATGAGAAAAAGGCAATCGCTGATGTGGACTATGAGGGAAATCCAAGGAAGGTGAACACAAGCTCCGAGAAGAAGGCATGCGTCGACGAGGGGAAGTCAATCTCCGATGCAGAAACTGATGATGAGGGCGTCAGTGTGCCTGAGAAGAAGGCATGCATCGCCGAGGGAAAGTCAATCTCCGACGCAGAGACTGATGATGAGGGCGTCGGTGTGCCTCGGAATTTACATATGAAAGATTTGCACGATATCATACCCAGGTATGCAAGTGTAGAAGAATTTAGGACTACCAAACTGCTGAATGTGATTTTGTTGTGGTATTTTGTTGTGGAAATGCACAATGGACGTAGGAGTACTTAG